In Leifsonia sp. ZF2019, a genomic segment contains:
- a CDS encoding LacI family DNA-binding transcriptional regulator has translation MAATIGDVARAAGVSRSTVSYALSGKRMISDETRARIQAAIDDLGFTPNAGARALATAQTNVLGLYLQFQDDEFAPAMLQYVLPVSTTAREDGFDLLMVTDTDLVEAVRRTTSSRMVDGVVLLDVTYDDVRLEPLREAAQPAVLIGYARDSAGFDSYDLDFGEAARLAVDHLAALGHTELVLITPPRHVYERGGSYAWRFRDAAVDRAARYGIRISALYGDSRQPGIDTAFDAAFATAPTATGLIVHNDAMIAALPSYLHKRGVRAPDDLSVVGVYSRDFGQTFSLPYTAVETSPDRLGELAVRQLVTRIADPERAGAPIVRLIEPRLVDRGSTRPVA, from the coding sequence ATGGCAGCAACGATCGGCGACGTGGCCCGCGCTGCCGGAGTGTCGCGGAGCACGGTGTCGTACGCCCTTTCGGGCAAGCGCATGATCTCGGACGAGACCCGGGCCCGGATCCAGGCGGCCATCGACGATCTCGGCTTCACCCCGAACGCCGGAGCACGGGCGCTGGCGACCGCGCAGACGAATGTGCTGGGCCTGTACCTGCAGTTCCAGGACGACGAGTTCGCCCCGGCCATGCTGCAGTATGTGCTCCCGGTGTCGACGACGGCCCGCGAAGACGGCTTCGACCTGCTGATGGTGACCGACACCGACCTCGTCGAAGCGGTGCGGCGGACGACCTCTTCGCGCATGGTCGACGGCGTCGTGCTGCTCGACGTGACCTACGACGACGTCCGGCTCGAGCCGCTGCGGGAGGCCGCCCAGCCGGCGGTGCTCATCGGCTACGCCAGGGACAGCGCCGGTTTCGACTCCTACGACCTCGATTTCGGCGAGGCGGCCCGCCTGGCCGTCGACCACCTCGCCGCGCTCGGTCACACGGAACTCGTCCTCATCACGCCGCCCCGTCACGTCTACGAGCGCGGCGGCTCCTACGCCTGGCGTTTCCGGGACGCGGCCGTCGACAGGGCGGCGCGGTATGGCATCCGGATCTCCGCACTCTACGGCGACTCGCGCCAGCCCGGCATCGACACCGCGTTCGACGCGGCCTTCGCCACCGCCCCGACCGCCACCGGACTCATCGTGCACAACGACGCCATGATCGCCGCGCTGCCCTCGTACCTCCACAAGCGCGGCGTGCGCGCACCGGACGACCTCTCCGTCGTCGGGGTCTATTCGCGGGATTTCGGCCAGACGTTCTCGCTGCCGTACACAGCCGTGGAGACCTCCCCGGATCGGCTGGGCGAGCTCGCCGTCCGCCAGCTGGTCACGCGGATCGCCGATCCGGAGCGGGCGGGAGCCCCGATCGTCCGCCTGATCGAGCCGCGTCTGGTCGATCGGGGGAGCACACGCCCGGTCGCCTGA
- a CDS encoding RICIN domain-containing protein: MSDTRSDRSSAPIRGADPSPRRSRIPTARRVTATVAGFALVAAGGVLASTLPAAAAPAAASTLTVQADQPFRPVSHVGTGSLYGLADATTPSDGLVQAIKPTEFVMKPIGGKQQPTGDIGQTWQKADAAGAKVVDRLADYYPGWPYQFSWSNWDQFVTDQIQQVKASGMTNLSAWAPWNEPDGTWLASNGTFEDFWTHTYRLIRSLDPTTPIQGPSFSDNISDMQNFLNNAVATNTVPDVLAWHELAGSSLIAGDVAKVQGMEDALGIQRRPIDIEEYAAPAEVGIPGSLVGYVAKFERLGIRDAELAFWNQSGALGDLLTGQGGSPNGAYWLYKWYADMNGDMVTTTPPGNNNFDAAASVTADKKEVDVITGGASGTAGIRVAGLDKLAVGSKVNVKLEFTPSYGRTVAVAGPTTISTTTYQVGSDGSITVPVVMNPAYGYHIVVTPASQTTDLSGTYSISNLNSGLALDTQAGGTDAGTAVVQNTAAAGGSATQTWKLVSAGSGLYKIVNPATGLVLGVQGGGTATGVPAVIWGDSGTDDHLWQVVPDGKGDYRFENYGTGLVLGVAGMSTTAGAGVVQWTDGSVTSGCTATGPRQPGKIGSALSFCDSSAYAQLPTGAVSGLTGDYTVSAWVNPASNTSWQRLFDIGSGSNASMFVTLNDGTELRYAITTSGGGGEQRLNSSTKTLPLNQWSLVTVTVAGTTGTLYVNGQVVATNANMTIHPSAFGQSTRNYIGKSQYSSDPALNATVDDFNIYSRALSAAEVAALASGQAGAGDVVHYAFDEAGGATLVDSSGSGRNGTVVAGTSAAANTSATDAQTADHFWTLHALSAPTAPTGATPTATPSAVTVGWTAPADDGGTPITGYRIFRQGVADPVASVGADATSATVTGVWPGDTASFGVTAVNAAGESAESTLSAPVTVPDGATSKPGQAALSNDNGWDTGLQDGSYNVVMNLWWGEEGSIYRLYENGTLIATKQLTFGGVGAQNVSIPVTGKTNGTYVYTAQLVNSKGTTATTSTTVKVTQANPGTPVLSNDDWNGGGTYTVTANMWWGTNATSYTFSENGVVVGRGDLTANTPNAQAATLKVEGRAKGTYTYTVAFTNAAGTTTSKTMTVTVVK, encoded by the coding sequence ATGTCTGATACTCGATCGGATCGGTCGTCCGCGCCGATCCGGGGTGCTGATCCCTCGCCCCGCCGCTCCCGGATCCCGACCGCGCGCCGCGTCACCGCGACCGTCGCCGGATTCGCACTCGTCGCCGCAGGAGGGGTGCTCGCCTCGACGCTCCCCGCCGCGGCTGCGCCCGCCGCCGCCTCGACACTCACCGTTCAGGCCGACCAGCCTTTCCGCCCGGTGTCCCACGTCGGCACCGGCTCCTTGTACGGACTCGCCGACGCGACGACGCCGTCCGACGGACTGGTGCAGGCGATCAAGCCCACCGAGTTCGTCATGAAGCCGATCGGCGGCAAGCAGCAGCCCACCGGCGACATCGGCCAGACCTGGCAGAAGGCCGACGCGGCCGGCGCGAAGGTCGTCGACCGGCTCGCGGACTACTACCCGGGCTGGCCCTACCAGTTCAGTTGGAGCAACTGGGACCAGTTCGTGACCGATCAGATCCAGCAGGTCAAGGCCTCCGGCATGACGAACCTCTCGGCGTGGGCACCGTGGAACGAGCCGGACGGAACGTGGCTGGCCTCCAACGGGACGTTCGAGGACTTCTGGACGCACACGTACCGTCTGATCCGCAGCCTCGATCCGACGACACCGATCCAGGGGCCGAGCTTCTCGGACAACATCAGCGACATGCAGAACTTCCTGAACAACGCGGTCGCGACGAACACCGTGCCGGACGTGCTCGCCTGGCACGAGCTGGCCGGCTCGTCGTTGATCGCGGGCGACGTCGCCAAGGTGCAGGGGATGGAGGACGCCCTCGGCATCCAGCGCCGACCCATCGACATCGAGGAGTACGCCGCGCCCGCCGAGGTCGGCATCCCGGGTTCGCTGGTCGGCTACGTGGCGAAGTTCGAGCGCCTGGGCATCCGCGACGCCGAGCTGGCGTTCTGGAACCAGTCCGGCGCGCTCGGCGACCTGCTCACCGGCCAGGGCGGCAGCCCGAACGGCGCGTACTGGCTCTACAAGTGGTACGCGGACATGAACGGCGACATGGTCACCACCACGCCGCCCGGCAACAACAACTTCGACGCTGCGGCGTCCGTCACCGCCGACAAGAAGGAGGTCGACGTCATCACCGGTGGCGCATCGGGCACCGCGGGCATCCGCGTCGCCGGCCTCGACAAACTGGCCGTCGGCTCGAAGGTGAACGTGAAGCTCGAGTTCACCCCGTCGTACGGCCGGACCGTCGCGGTCGCCGGGCCCACGACCATCTCGACGACCACCTACCAGGTCGGCAGCGACGGCTCCATCACCGTGCCCGTCGTGATGAACCCGGCCTACGGCTACCACATCGTCGTGACGCCGGCGAGCCAGACCACCGACCTCTCCGGCACCTACTCGATCTCGAACCTGAACAGCGGCCTCGCGCTCGACACCCAGGCCGGCGGCACGGACGCCGGCACGGCGGTCGTGCAGAACACCGCGGCGGCCGGCGGCAGTGCCACCCAGACGTGGAAGCTCGTCTCCGCCGGTTCCGGTCTCTACAAGATCGTCAACCCCGCGACCGGCCTGGTGCTCGGCGTCCAGGGCGGCGGGACGGCGACGGGCGTGCCCGCCGTCATCTGGGGCGACAGCGGCACCGACGACCACCTCTGGCAGGTCGTGCCGGACGGCAAGGGCGACTACCGGTTCGAGAACTACGGAACGGGTCTGGTCCTGGGGGTCGCCGGCATGAGCACGACCGCAGGCGCGGGTGTCGTGCAGTGGACGGACGGCTCGGTCACCTCGGGCTGCACAGCGACCGGCCCCCGTCAGCCCGGCAAGATCGGCTCGGCGCTGTCGTTCTGCGACAGCAGCGCGTATGCGCAATTGCCGACCGGCGCGGTGAGCGGCCTGACCGGTGACTACACGGTCTCGGCGTGGGTGAACCCGGCGAGCAACACCTCCTGGCAGCGGCTGTTCGACATCGGCTCCGGCAGCAACGCCAGCATGTTCGTCACCCTCAACGACGGCACCGAGCTGCGCTACGCGATCACCACCAGCGGAGGAGGCGGCGAGCAGCGACTCAACAGCAGCACGAAGACGCTGCCGCTGAACCAGTGGTCTCTCGTGACCGTGACCGTCGCCGGCACGACCGGGACGCTCTACGTGAACGGGCAGGTCGTCGCGACGAACGCGAACATGACGATCCACCCGTCGGCGTTCGGGCAGAGCACGAGGAACTACATCGGCAAGTCGCAGTACAGCAGCGACCCCGCACTGAACGCGACCGTGGACGACTTCAACATCTACAGCCGTGCCCTCAGTGCGGCCGAGGTGGCGGCGCTCGCCTCCGGTCAGGCGGGCGCGGGCGACGTCGTCCACTACGCCTTCGACGAGGCCGGCGGCGCGACGTTGGTGGACTCGTCCGGCAGCGGTCGCAACGGCACCGTCGTGGCCGGGACCTCGGCGGCGGCGAACACGTCGGCCACCGACGCTCAGACCGCCGACCACTTCTGGACGCTGCACGCGCTGAGCGCGCCCACCGCGCCCACCGGTGCGACGCCGACGGCGACCCCCTCGGCGGTCACGGTCGGCTGGACGGCACCGGCGGATGACGGCGGCACCCCGATCACGGGCTACCGGATCTTCCGGCAGGGCGTTGCGGACCCGGTCGCCTCCGTGGGAGCCGACGCCACCTCCGCAACGGTCACGGGCGTCTGGCCGGGCGACACCGCGTCGTTCGGTGTGACCGCCGTCAATGCGGCGGGCGAGAGCGCCGAGTCCACGCTCAGCGCTCCGGTCACCGTGCCCGACGGCGCGACGAGCAAGCCGGGCCAGGCGGCCCTGTCGAACGACAACGGCTGGGACACCGGGCTCCAGGACGGCAGCTACAACGTCGTCATGAACCTGTGGTGGGGCGAGGAGGGGTCGATCTACCGGCTCTACGAGAACGGGACCCTGATCGCCACCAAGCAGCTGACCTTCGGCGGCGTCGGTGCCCAGAACGTCTCCATCCCGGTCACCGGGAAGACGAACGGCACCTACGTCTACACGGCGCAGCTGGTGAACAGCAAGGGAACCACCGCGACCACCAGCACCACCGTCAAGGTGACCCAGGCGAACCCGGGTACGCCGGTTCTCAGCAACGACGACTGGAACGGCGGCGGCACTTACACCGTCACGGCGAACATGTGGTGGGGGACCAACGCGACCTCCTACACGTTCTCCGAGAACGGCGTCGTCGTCGGCCGGGGCGACCTGACCGCGAACACGCCGAACGCCCAGGCGGCCACGCTGAAGGTCGAAGGCAGGGCGAAGGGGACCTACACCTACACGGTCGCCTTCACCAACGCCGCGGGCACCACGACCAGCAAGACGATGACGGTGACCGTCGTCAAGTAG
- a CDS encoding glycoside hydrolase family 16 protein, translated as MPSFPESLPDAPNRRPDIDDDFRAGLSPQRWVASYLPQWTTAERARAHYEIGAAGIVLRIDADQPDWRPEDAPLRVSNLQTGVYSGPVGSRLGTHRHREDLEVRTETPQTLLFAPSRGRVEITASASRDAGCMLAAWLVGTEHRSPSESGEICIFEIDADAIGETTVARTGIKAHHDPGLATDMAAVVVPVDASSPHTWTVVWHDGETVIGCDGHTLRRIPQAPDYPLFLMIDLFEIGTRGGHYPKTATIHRVRAWQ; from the coding sequence ATGCCGTCCTTCCCGGAGAGCCTTCCCGACGCGCCGAACCGCCGACCCGACATCGATGACGACTTCCGTGCCGGGCTGAGTCCGCAGCGCTGGGTCGCGAGTTATCTGCCGCAGTGGACCACGGCGGAGCGGGCACGTGCGCACTACGAGATCGGCGCTGCCGGGATCGTGTTGCGGATCGATGCCGACCAGCCCGATTGGCGCCCCGAAGACGCGCCTCTGCGCGTCTCGAACCTGCAGACCGGCGTCTACTCCGGGCCGGTCGGCTCCCGGCTCGGGACTCATCGCCACCGCGAGGATCTCGAGGTGCGCACGGAGACGCCGCAGACGCTCCTCTTCGCGCCGTCGCGCGGGCGAGTGGAGATCACGGCCTCCGCGAGCCGGGACGCCGGCTGCATGCTCGCGGCGTGGCTCGTCGGAACCGAGCACCGATCCCCTTCCGAGTCCGGTGAGATCTGCATCTTCGAGATCGACGCCGACGCGATCGGGGAGACCACCGTGGCCCGCACAGGAATCAAAGCGCATCACGACCCGGGACTGGCCACCGACATGGCCGCGGTCGTCGTCCCGGTGGACGCCTCGTCCCCACACACCTGGACGGTGGTCTGGCATGACGGCGAGACCGTGATCGGATGCGACGGCCACACGCTCCGGCGCATCCCGCAGGCCCCCGACTACCCGCTGTTCCTCATGATCGACCTCTTCGAGATCGGGACACGCGGCGGCCACTACCCCAAGACCGCAACCATCCACCGCGTCCGCGCGTGGCAGTGA
- a CDS encoding glycosyltransferase, with amino-acid sequence MAEVMFAVMPFSGHVAPMRAVVRAFAAAGHRVRVYTGSAHAEAFRADGAETVPWVRAPDFDENDPARTFPRLRGRKGPRQMIVNVEDLFVRTGAAQCADLTAAFDTRPWDVLVADSLSLGAHLAAERTGTPRVTVSLVPLATPSPGAPPPGLGLRPAASALGRLRDRALWAAISAASRPIQRAFHEQRALAGLPPTALTFQEALYSRDLVCASGVEQLEYPRPEWPGRIVWVGELADHAGNGIPEPAWWPESVADPRPLVHVTQGTQNVDPDDLIRPTFAALGRQQVQLAVATGVRGNSALPFPAPANARVADLLPYDRLLPRVDVMVTNGGWGGVLAALRHGVPLVIAGGDLDKPEVAARVAWSGAGVNLRTGTPSSRAILRAWRRISDGADYRAAAERIGAALRRHDGPGEVVEHTEALLAARR; translated from the coding sequence ATGGCAGAGGTGATGTTCGCGGTGATGCCGTTCTCCGGTCACGTCGCACCCATGCGTGCGGTCGTGCGCGCCTTCGCTGCCGCCGGGCACCGGGTGCGCGTCTACACAGGGTCTGCCCATGCCGAAGCCTTCCGCGCGGACGGCGCGGAGACCGTGCCGTGGGTGAGGGCGCCGGACTTCGACGAGAACGATCCGGCCCGGACCTTTCCGCGGCTGCGCGGCCGGAAAGGGCCCCGCCAGATGATCGTGAACGTCGAGGACCTGTTCGTCCGGACGGGAGCGGCGCAATGCGCAGACCTGACGGCGGCCTTCGACACACGGCCCTGGGATGTCCTCGTCGCCGACAGCCTCTCCCTCGGGGCGCATCTGGCCGCCGAGCGGACCGGCACGCCGCGGGTGACCGTCTCGCTCGTCCCCCTCGCGACACCGTCGCCGGGTGCGCCGCCGCCCGGTCTGGGCCTGCGTCCGGCGGCGTCTGCGCTGGGCCGCCTGCGGGACCGCGCCCTGTGGGCGGCGATCTCGGCCGCATCCCGCCCGATCCAGCGCGCGTTCCACGAGCAACGCGCGCTCGCCGGTCTCCCACCGACCGCACTCACGTTCCAGGAGGCGCTGTACTCACGCGACCTGGTGTGTGCCAGCGGCGTCGAGCAGTTGGAGTACCCCCGCCCGGAGTGGCCGGGCAGGATCGTCTGGGTGGGCGAGCTCGCGGACCATGCCGGCAACGGCATCCCCGAGCCCGCGTGGTGGCCGGAGTCGGTCGCAGACCCGCGTCCACTCGTGCATGTGACCCAGGGCACGCAGAATGTGGACCCCGACGACCTCATCCGGCCGACGTTCGCCGCCCTCGGGCGGCAGCAGGTGCAGCTGGCCGTCGCGACGGGAGTGCGCGGGAACAGCGCTCTGCCGTTCCCCGCGCCGGCGAACGCGCGCGTCGCAGACCTGCTTCCGTACGATCGGCTGCTCCCCCGCGTCGACGTGATGGTGACCAACGGAGGGTGGGGCGGGGTGCTGGCGGCGTTGCGCCACGGCGTACCCCTGGTGATCGCGGGCGGAGACCTGGACAAACCGGAAGTCGCAGCCCGCGTCGCCTGGTCCGGCGCCGGGGTGAATCTGCGCACGGGAACGCCGTCGTCCCGCGCGATCCTGCGCGCCTGGCGGCGCATCTCCGACGGAGCCGACTACCGGGCCGCCGCCGAACGCATCGGCGCGGCGCTCCGCCGGCATGACGGACCCGGCGAAGTCGTCGAGCACACGGAGGCCCTCCTCGCTGCGCGCCGCTGA
- a CDS encoding helix-turn-helix transcriptional regulator gives MIDRPGLAEFIRHRREALQPEDVGLPPGRRRRAVGLRREEVAALSHMSTDYYSRLERGDGPQPSEQMLAAIAQGLHLTLAERDHLFRLGGRTPPDRGASTEHISPGMLRVFDRLDDTPAEIVTELGETLRQTALSVTLVGDLVALTGAERSIGYRWFTDPGSRAAYTEEEREVLSRVYASGLRELAAARGAGSPADRLRQQLLDSSEEFRSAWDHHDVGLRPPDRKRFLHPEVGVLELSCQTLLDPEQSHRLLVYTATPGSDSSEKLRLLSVIGARSFA, from the coding sequence GTGATCGACAGGCCCGGGCTTGCGGAGTTCATCCGGCACCGGCGGGAGGCGCTCCAGCCCGAGGACGTCGGGCTGCCACCGGGCCGGCGGAGGCGCGCCGTCGGCCTCCGGCGCGAGGAGGTGGCGGCGCTGTCCCACATGTCGACCGACTACTACTCGCGCCTCGAGCGCGGCGACGGCCCGCAGCCGTCCGAGCAGATGCTCGCCGCGATCGCCCAGGGCCTGCATCTGACGCTCGCCGAACGCGATCATCTCTTCCGTCTGGGCGGTCGCACTCCGCCGGACCGGGGAGCGTCCACCGAGCACATCAGCCCGGGAATGCTCCGCGTGTTCGACCGGCTCGACGACACTCCCGCCGAGATCGTCACGGAGCTGGGCGAGACCCTGCGGCAGACGGCGCTGAGCGTCACGCTCGTCGGGGACCTCGTCGCGCTGACGGGGGCGGAGCGGTCGATCGGATACCGCTGGTTCACCGACCCGGGAAGTCGTGCGGCCTACACCGAGGAGGAGCGGGAGGTCCTGTCGCGCGTCTACGCGTCCGGACTCCGGGAACTCGCCGCCGCCCGCGGCGCGGGATCGCCTGCCGATCGTCTGCGCCAGCAGCTGCTCGATTCGAGCGAGGAGTTCCGGAGCGCCTGGGACCACCACGACGTCGGATTGCGTCCCCCGGATCGCAAACGCTTCCTCCATCCCGAGGTGGGCGTTCTCGAGCTGAGCTGCCAGACGTTGCTCGACCCCGAGCAATCGCATCGCCTGCTGGTGTACACGGCGACGCCGGGGAGCGACAGCAGCGAGAAGCTGCGCCTGCTGTCGGTCATCGGCGCCCGGTCCTTCGCGTGA